Proteins from one Bactrocera neohumeralis isolate Rockhampton chromosome 3, APGP_CSIRO_Bneo_wtdbg2-racon-allhic-juicebox.fasta_v2, whole genome shotgun sequence genomic window:
- the LOC126752259 gene encoding calcium uptake protein 1 homolog, mitochondrial-like isoform X2 codes for MSLLRHCGASLRRQNGVQQLLVKSLTIGGGQRNFNQLLLQPAPSTTNKVDSVRGYKKFGHKEEPTPRLTRYFHVFVGTLFFITILDWKRLKRALMPKVDADAPKPKDIPQKNKVKNNNDSDAEESDGKDEPAICKERRSVKEKMGFRERKIIEYENRIRAYSTPDKIFRYFATVRLTTATSTEVCMTPDDFLRSIYPGMMQPEGLGLDQYRRYDPKVAGEDVAECLKLHLAKDSIFYKLGSFGLITFSDYIFLLTVLSTSRRHFEIAFQMFDLNGDGDVDSEEFEMVADLVRQQSTIGIRHRDHAATGNTFKGVNSALTHYFFGPNLDQKLTIQKFIQFQAQLQREILTLEFERKTPNSEGLITEVDFAELLVAYAGYSHKKKSRKLKRVKRKFKDNNLGISKKDYLDFFHFLNNINDVDTALTFYHIAGASIDQATLKHVAKTVAMVDLRDHVIDVIFTIFDEDNDNQLSNREFVAVMKNRLQRGLEKSKDTGFIKMMRSMLKCAKETKPVLLDL; via the exons ATGTCCTTGTTACGACACTGTGGCGCCAGTTTGCGGCGTCAGAATGGAGTGCAGCAGTTGCTGGTAAAATCCTTAACGATTGGTGGTGGCCAGCGAAACTTCAACCAGCTGCTACTTCAGCCCGCTCCTAGTACAACAAATAAGGTTGATTCGGTGCGcggatataaaaaatttggacACAAAGAGGAACCCACACCGCGgctaacaagatattttcatgtatttgTTGGCACACTGTTCTTCATAACTATATTGGACTGGAAGAG GTTAAAGCGCGCATTAATGCCGAAAGTTGATGCCGACGCACCAAAGCCCAAAGATATTCCGCagaaaaataaagtaaagaatAATAATGATAGCGATGCGGAAGAATCGGATGGTAAAGATGAACCTGCTATTTGCAAGGAAAGGCGTTCTGTGAAGGaaaaaatgggttttcgcgAACGCAAG ATCATTGAGTATGAAAACCGTATACGCGCCTATTCTACACCGGACAAAATCTTTCGCTATTTCGCCACAGTACGTCTTACCACAGCTACAAGTACTGAAGTCTGCATGACGCCTGATGACTTTCTGCGTTCGATTTATCCTGGCATGATGCAGCCCGAGG GTTTGGGACTTGACCAATATCGCCGTTACGATCCGAAG GTTGCAGGCGAG GATGTTGCTGAGTGTTTGAAGCTGCATTTGGCGAAGGACAGTATTTTCTACAAATTGGGCTCCTTTGGTTTAATTACCTTTTCGGACTACATATTCTTGCTAACAGTGCTCTCAA cttCTCGTCGTCATTTTGAAATCGCTTTCCAAATGTTCGACCTGAACGGCGATGGCGATGTGGATAGTGAAGAGTTTGAAATGGTCGCCGATTTGGTGCGCCAACAATCCACCATCGGCATCAGGCATCGTGATCATGCAGCTACCGGCAATACATTTAAG GGTGTGAACTCGGCGCTCACTCACTACTTCTTCGGCCCGAATTTGGACCAGAAATTGACCATACAAAAGTTCATTCAATTCCAAGCTCAACTGCAACGTGAAATCCTAACGCTGGAATTCGAGCGTAAAACTCCAAACAGTGAAGGTCTGATTACTGAGGTGGACTTCGCTGAGCTACTGGTGGCCTACGCTGGTTATTCGCATAAGAAGAAGTCGCGCAAGTTGAAGCGTGTCAAGCGTAAATTCAAGGATAATAATTTGGGTATCTCCAAAAAAGATTATCTCGATTTCTTTCACTTCTTGAATAATATTAACGATGTGGACACCGCACTGACGTTCTATCACATTGCGGGCGCATCGATTGACCAGGCTACACTCAAACATGTGGCCAAAACTGTGGCTATGGTGGATCTAAGAGATCATGTGATCGATGTTATATTCACGATTTTCGACGAAGACA ACGATAATCAGCTGAGTAATCGCGAGTTCGTGGCTGTAATGAAGAATCGTTTACAGCGTGGTTTGGAGAAGTCGAAGGACACCGGTTTCATCAAAATGATGCGTTCGATGTTGAAATGTGCCAAGGAAACAAAGCCGGTGCTTTTGGATCTTTAA
- the LOC126752259 gene encoding calcium uptake protein 1 homolog, mitochondrial-like isoform X4: MSLLRHCGASLRRQNGVQQLLVKSLTIGGGQRNFNQLLLQPAPSTTNKVDSVRGYKKFGHKEEPTPRLTRYFHVFVGTLFFITILDWKRLKRALMPKVDADAPKPKDIPQKNKVKNNNDSDAEESDGKDEPAICKERRSVKEKMGFRERKIIEYENRIRAYSTPDKIFRYFATVRLTTATSTEVCMTPDDFLRSIYPGMMQPEGLGLDQYRRYDPKDVAECLKLHLAKDSIFYKLGSFGLITFSDYIFLLTVLSTSRRHFEIAFQMFDLNGDGDVDSEEFEMVADLVRQQSTIGIRHRDHAATGNTFKGVNSALTHYFFGPNLDQKLTIQKFIQFQAQLQREILTLEFERKTPNSEGLITEVDFAELLVAYAGYSHKKKSRKLKRVKRKFKDNNLGISKKDYLDFFHFLNNINDVDTALTFYHIAGASIDQATLKHVAKTVAMVDLRDHVIDVIFTIFDEDNDNQLSNREFVAVMKNRLQRGLEKSKDTGFIKMMRSMLKCAKETKPVLLDL; the protein is encoded by the exons ATGTCCTTGTTACGACACTGTGGCGCCAGTTTGCGGCGTCAGAATGGAGTGCAGCAGTTGCTGGTAAAATCCTTAACGATTGGTGGTGGCCAGCGAAACTTCAACCAGCTGCTACTTCAGCCCGCTCCTAGTACAACAAATAAGGTTGATTCGGTGCGcggatataaaaaatttggacACAAAGAGGAACCCACACCGCGgctaacaagatattttcatgtatttgTTGGCACACTGTTCTTCATAACTATATTGGACTGGAAGAG GTTAAAGCGCGCATTAATGCCGAAAGTTGATGCCGACGCACCAAAGCCCAAAGATATTCCGCagaaaaataaagtaaagaatAATAATGATAGCGATGCGGAAGAATCGGATGGTAAAGATGAACCTGCTATTTGCAAGGAAAGGCGTTCTGTGAAGGaaaaaatgggttttcgcgAACGCAAG ATCATTGAGTATGAAAACCGTATACGCGCCTATTCTACACCGGACAAAATCTTTCGCTATTTCGCCACAGTACGTCTTACCACAGCTACAAGTACTGAAGTCTGCATGACGCCTGATGACTTTCTGCGTTCGATTTATCCTGGCATGATGCAGCCCGAGG GTTTGGGACTTGACCAATATCGCCGTTACGATCCGAAG GATGTTGCTGAGTGTTTGAAGCTGCATTTGGCGAAGGACAGTATTTTCTACAAATTGGGCTCCTTTGGTTTAATTACCTTTTCGGACTACATATTCTTGCTAACAGTGCTCTCAA cttCTCGTCGTCATTTTGAAATCGCTTTCCAAATGTTCGACCTGAACGGCGATGGCGATGTGGATAGTGAAGAGTTTGAAATGGTCGCCGATTTGGTGCGCCAACAATCCACCATCGGCATCAGGCATCGTGATCATGCAGCTACCGGCAATACATTTAAG GGTGTGAACTCGGCGCTCACTCACTACTTCTTCGGCCCGAATTTGGACCAGAAATTGACCATACAAAAGTTCATTCAATTCCAAGCTCAACTGCAACGTGAAATCCTAACGCTGGAATTCGAGCGTAAAACTCCAAACAGTGAAGGTCTGATTACTGAGGTGGACTTCGCTGAGCTACTGGTGGCCTACGCTGGTTATTCGCATAAGAAGAAGTCGCGCAAGTTGAAGCGTGTCAAGCGTAAATTCAAGGATAATAATTTGGGTATCTCCAAAAAAGATTATCTCGATTTCTTTCACTTCTTGAATAATATTAACGATGTGGACACCGCACTGACGTTCTATCACATTGCGGGCGCATCGATTGACCAGGCTACACTCAAACATGTGGCCAAAACTGTGGCTATGGTGGATCTAAGAGATCATGTGATCGATGTTATATTCACGATTTTCGACGAAGACA ACGATAATCAGCTGAGTAATCGCGAGTTCGTGGCTGTAATGAAGAATCGTTTACAGCGTGGTTTGGAGAAGTCGAAGGACACCGGTTTCATCAAAATGATGCGTTCGATGTTGAAATGTGCCAAGGAAACAAAGCCGGTGCTTTTGGATCTTTAA
- the LOC126752259 gene encoding calcium uptake protein 1 homolog, mitochondrial-like isoform X1, with protein MSLLRHCGASLRRQNGVQQLLVKSLTIGGGQRNFNQLLLQPAPSTTNKVDSVRGYKKFGHKEEPTPRLTRYFHVFVGTLFFITILDWKRLKRALMPKVDADAPKPKDIPQKNKVKNNNDSDAEESDGKDEPAICKERRSVKEKMGFRERKIIEYENRIRQFSTPDKVFRYFATIQVPTSDDRYEIFMTPQDFLTSMTPGMKQPEGLGLDQYRRYDPKVAGEDVAECLKLHLAKDSIFYKLGSFGLITFSDYIFLLTVLSTSRRHFEIAFQMFDLNGDGDVDSEEFEMVADLVRQQSTIGIRHRDHAATGNTFKGVNSALTHYFFGPNLDQKLTIQKFIQFQAQLQREILTLEFERKTPNSEGLITEVDFAELLVAYAGYSHKKKSRKLKRVKRKFKDNNLGISKKDYLDFFHFLNNINDVDTALTFYHIAGASIDQATLKHVAKTVAMVDLRDHVIDVIFTIFDEDNDNQLSNREFVAVMKNRLQRGLEKSKDTGFIKMMRSMLKCAKETKPVLLDL; from the exons ATGTCCTTGTTACGACACTGTGGCGCCAGTTTGCGGCGTCAGAATGGAGTGCAGCAGTTGCTGGTAAAATCCTTAACGATTGGTGGTGGCCAGCGAAACTTCAACCAGCTGCTACTTCAGCCCGCTCCTAGTACAACAAATAAGGTTGATTCGGTGCGcggatataaaaaatttggacACAAAGAGGAACCCACACCGCGgctaacaagatattttcatgtatttgTTGGCACACTGTTCTTCATAACTATATTGGACTGGAAGAG GTTAAAGCGCGCATTAATGCCGAAAGTTGATGCCGACGCACCAAAGCCCAAAGATATTCCGCagaaaaataaagtaaagaatAATAATGATAGCGATGCGGAAGAATCGGATGGTAAAGATGAACCTGCTATTTGCAAGGAAAGGCGTTCTGTGAAGGaaaaaatgggttttcgcgAACGCAAG ATTATCGAATACGAAAATCGTATACGTCAATTTTCGACACCTGATAAGGTGTTCCGTTATTTTGCCACTATACAAGTACCGACATCAGATGATCGCTATGAAATCTTTATGACTCCACAAGACTTTCTAACTAGCATGACGCCAGGCATGAAGCAACCAGAGG GTTTGGGACTTGACCAATATCGCCGTTACGATCCGAAG GTTGCAGGCGAG GATGTTGCTGAGTGTTTGAAGCTGCATTTGGCGAAGGACAGTATTTTCTACAAATTGGGCTCCTTTGGTTTAATTACCTTTTCGGACTACATATTCTTGCTAACAGTGCTCTCAA cttCTCGTCGTCATTTTGAAATCGCTTTCCAAATGTTCGACCTGAACGGCGATGGCGATGTGGATAGTGAAGAGTTTGAAATGGTCGCCGATTTGGTGCGCCAACAATCCACCATCGGCATCAGGCATCGTGATCATGCAGCTACCGGCAATACATTTAAG GGTGTGAACTCGGCGCTCACTCACTACTTCTTCGGCCCGAATTTGGACCAGAAATTGACCATACAAAAGTTCATTCAATTCCAAGCTCAACTGCAACGTGAAATCCTAACGCTGGAATTCGAGCGTAAAACTCCAAACAGTGAAGGTCTGATTACTGAGGTGGACTTCGCTGAGCTACTGGTGGCCTACGCTGGTTATTCGCATAAGAAGAAGTCGCGCAAGTTGAAGCGTGTCAAGCGTAAATTCAAGGATAATAATTTGGGTATCTCCAAAAAAGATTATCTCGATTTCTTTCACTTCTTGAATAATATTAACGATGTGGACACCGCACTGACGTTCTATCACATTGCGGGCGCATCGATTGACCAGGCTACACTCAAACATGTGGCCAAAACTGTGGCTATGGTGGATCTAAGAGATCATGTGATCGATGTTATATTCACGATTTTCGACGAAGACA ACGATAATCAGCTGAGTAATCGCGAGTTCGTGGCTGTAATGAAGAATCGTTTACAGCGTGGTTTGGAGAAGTCGAAGGACACCGGTTTCATCAAAATGATGCGTTCGATGTTGAAATGTGCCAAGGAAACAAAGCCGGTGCTTTTGGATCTTTAA
- the LOC126752259 gene encoding calcium uptake protein 1 homolog, mitochondrial-like isoform X3: MSLLRHCGASLRRQNGVQQLLVKSLTIGGGQRNFNQLLLQPAPSTTNKVDSVRGYKKFGHKEEPTPRLTRYFHVFVGTLFFITILDWKRLKRALMPKVDADAPKPKDIPQKNKVKNNNDSDAEESDGKDEPAICKERRSVKEKMGFRERKIIEYENRIRQFSTPDKVFRYFATIQVPTSDDRYEIFMTPQDFLTSMTPGMKQPEGLGLDQYRRYDPKDVAECLKLHLAKDSIFYKLGSFGLITFSDYIFLLTVLSTSRRHFEIAFQMFDLNGDGDVDSEEFEMVADLVRQQSTIGIRHRDHAATGNTFKGVNSALTHYFFGPNLDQKLTIQKFIQFQAQLQREILTLEFERKTPNSEGLITEVDFAELLVAYAGYSHKKKSRKLKRVKRKFKDNNLGISKKDYLDFFHFLNNINDVDTALTFYHIAGASIDQATLKHVAKTVAMVDLRDHVIDVIFTIFDEDNDNQLSNREFVAVMKNRLQRGLEKSKDTGFIKMMRSMLKCAKETKPVLLDL, translated from the exons ATGTCCTTGTTACGACACTGTGGCGCCAGTTTGCGGCGTCAGAATGGAGTGCAGCAGTTGCTGGTAAAATCCTTAACGATTGGTGGTGGCCAGCGAAACTTCAACCAGCTGCTACTTCAGCCCGCTCCTAGTACAACAAATAAGGTTGATTCGGTGCGcggatataaaaaatttggacACAAAGAGGAACCCACACCGCGgctaacaagatattttcatgtatttgTTGGCACACTGTTCTTCATAACTATATTGGACTGGAAGAG GTTAAAGCGCGCATTAATGCCGAAAGTTGATGCCGACGCACCAAAGCCCAAAGATATTCCGCagaaaaataaagtaaagaatAATAATGATAGCGATGCGGAAGAATCGGATGGTAAAGATGAACCTGCTATTTGCAAGGAAAGGCGTTCTGTGAAGGaaaaaatgggttttcgcgAACGCAAG ATTATCGAATACGAAAATCGTATACGTCAATTTTCGACACCTGATAAGGTGTTCCGTTATTTTGCCACTATACAAGTACCGACATCAGATGATCGCTATGAAATCTTTATGACTCCACAAGACTTTCTAACTAGCATGACGCCAGGCATGAAGCAACCAGAGG GTTTGGGACTTGACCAATATCGCCGTTACGATCCGAAG GATGTTGCTGAGTGTTTGAAGCTGCATTTGGCGAAGGACAGTATTTTCTACAAATTGGGCTCCTTTGGTTTAATTACCTTTTCGGACTACATATTCTTGCTAACAGTGCTCTCAA cttCTCGTCGTCATTTTGAAATCGCTTTCCAAATGTTCGACCTGAACGGCGATGGCGATGTGGATAGTGAAGAGTTTGAAATGGTCGCCGATTTGGTGCGCCAACAATCCACCATCGGCATCAGGCATCGTGATCATGCAGCTACCGGCAATACATTTAAG GGTGTGAACTCGGCGCTCACTCACTACTTCTTCGGCCCGAATTTGGACCAGAAATTGACCATACAAAAGTTCATTCAATTCCAAGCTCAACTGCAACGTGAAATCCTAACGCTGGAATTCGAGCGTAAAACTCCAAACAGTGAAGGTCTGATTACTGAGGTGGACTTCGCTGAGCTACTGGTGGCCTACGCTGGTTATTCGCATAAGAAGAAGTCGCGCAAGTTGAAGCGTGTCAAGCGTAAATTCAAGGATAATAATTTGGGTATCTCCAAAAAAGATTATCTCGATTTCTTTCACTTCTTGAATAATATTAACGATGTGGACACCGCACTGACGTTCTATCACATTGCGGGCGCATCGATTGACCAGGCTACACTCAAACATGTGGCCAAAACTGTGGCTATGGTGGATCTAAGAGATCATGTGATCGATGTTATATTCACGATTTTCGACGAAGACA ACGATAATCAGCTGAGTAATCGCGAGTTCGTGGCTGTAATGAAGAATCGTTTACAGCGTGGTTTGGAGAAGTCGAAGGACACCGGTTTCATCAAAATGATGCGTTCGATGTTGAAATGTGCCAAGGAAACAAAGCCGGTGCTTTTGGATCTTTAA